The proteins below are encoded in one region of Neoasaia chiangmaiensis:
- a CDS encoding S9 family peptidase: protein MMQAPRPRRDSRAITQLGRTRHDDFAWMKDENWQQVLRDPGILRADIAAHLREENAYAEAVLTDIEPLRAALVKEMIGRIPPAEESVPVPDGAWEYYARYADGAQHPLHARRPRGGGEETVLLDVDALAKQHPYYALGGAAHSDDHALYVYAEDVQGSEVYRIQVKDLASGALCAPPVESTTGAFAISPDSQWLFWTYRDDNGRPSRIYRRPIRGGEDVLVFDEPDAGFFLHIGVSASRKWVVIERGDHDTNETLLIPAADITAPPVTAAPLVRGERYSLTHWNDRFIILTNTQGAVDFQLMWTPANATDRVHWRSFVPHEAGRYLVGASACENYLAWAERRDGNVTIQIVPRGVQGNVREQATTIAVDEPAFDLTMLGALEYGGDVLRYIYESPTTPAHWYDYDMATHQRVLRKVREVPSGHDASQYVVQRLFAVAADGAAVPITALMRHDTSLDGSAPMLLYGYGSYGIAMDAGFSTTAFSLVDRGWVYAIAHVRGGSEKGWNWFLEGRGQHKPNTFTDFIACAKHLIAAGYGRSGRIVAHGGSAGGLLMGAVANLAPELFAGIAAQVPFVDMLNTMSDVTLPLTPPEWPEWGNPLEDEEAYDLIEGYSPYDNIGAKDYPPILAMGGLSDPRVTYWEPAKWIAKLRTVASGGPFLCRINMEAGHGGSSGRFKRLEEVALVQAFAIWAVARVNGG from the coding sequence ATGATGCAAGCACCGCGTCCTCGCCGCGACTCTCGTGCAATCACGCAACTGGGACGCACCCGGCACGATGATTTTGCCTGGATGAAGGATGAGAACTGGCAGCAGGTTCTGCGCGATCCCGGCATTCTGCGTGCCGACATCGCCGCGCATCTCCGGGAGGAGAACGCCTATGCCGAAGCGGTTCTGACCGATATCGAGCCGCTGCGTGCGGCATTGGTGAAGGAGATGATCGGCCGTATTCCCCCGGCGGAGGAATCCGTGCCTGTGCCGGATGGCGCCTGGGAATATTATGCCCGCTATGCCGATGGCGCGCAGCATCCGCTCCATGCGCGCCGTCCCCGTGGTGGTGGCGAGGAAACGGTGTTGCTGGACGTGGATGCGCTTGCGAAGCAGCATCCCTATTATGCGCTGGGCGGTGCGGCGCATTCGGATGACCATGCGCTTTATGTCTATGCCGAAGACGTGCAGGGCTCGGAAGTCTATCGCATACAGGTCAAGGATCTGGCGAGTGGCGCGCTGTGTGCGCCACCGGTCGAAAGTACCACCGGTGCGTTTGCGATATCGCCGGACAGTCAATGGCTGTTCTGGACGTATCGCGATGACAACGGGCGTCCGTCACGTATCTATCGCCGCCCGATCCGTGGCGGCGAGGACGTTCTGGTTTTCGACGAACCGGATGCGGGTTTTTTTCTGCATATTGGTGTGAGCGCATCGCGGAAGTGGGTTGTGATCGAACGCGGCGATCACGACACGAACGAAACGCTTCTTATTCCCGCGGCCGATATCACGGCGCCGCCGGTGACAGCCGCGCCGCTGGTGCGAGGAGAGCGATATAGCCTCACGCACTGGAACGACCGCTTCATCATCCTGACGAACACGCAGGGTGCCGTCGATTTCCAGTTGATGTGGACACCCGCCAATGCGACCGACCGCGTGCATTGGCGGTCGTTCGTGCCGCATGAGGCCGGTCGGTATTTGGTGGGCGCGAGCGCCTGCGAGAATTATCTGGCCTGGGCGGAGCGCCGGGACGGCAATGTGACCATACAGATCGTGCCGCGTGGCGTGCAGGGGAATGTGCGCGAGCAGGCGACGACGATTGCGGTGGACGAGCCCGCTTTCGACCTGACCATGCTGGGCGCGCTCGAATATGGCGGCGATGTCCTGCGCTATATCTATGAATCGCCGACGACGCCGGCGCATTGGTACGATTACGACATGGCGACGCATCAGCGCGTGTTGCGCAAGGTGCGGGAGGTGCCCTCCGGCCACGATGCCTCACAATATGTCGTGCAGCGTCTTTTCGCCGTGGCGGCGGATGGCGCGGCGGTACCGATCACGGCATTGATGCGGCATGACACGTCACTCGACGGCTCGGCCCCCATGCTGCTCTACGGGTATGGGTCGTATGGCATCGCCATGGATGCCGGTTTTTCCACCACAGCATTCAGTCTGGTCGATCGTGGATGGGTTTATGCGATTGCCCATGTGCGTGGCGGTTCGGAAAAAGGCTGGAACTGGTTCCTGGAAGGACGTGGGCAGCATAAGCCCAACACTTTCACGGATTTCATCGCCTGCGCGAAGCACCTGATTGCCGCCGGCTATGGACGGTCGGGGCGCATCGTGGCGCATGGCGGCTCGGCTGGCGGGTTGCTGATGGGGGCTGTGGCCAATCTCGCACCAGAGTTGTTTGCGGGGATCGCGGCGCAGGTGCCGTTTGTGGACATGCTCAATACGATGTCCGACGTCACGCTGCCCCTGACTCCTCCGGAGTGGCCGGAATGGGGTAATCCGCTCGAAGACGAGGAAGCCTACGATCTGATCGAAGGCTATTCGCCCTACGACAACATCGGCGCGAAGGACTATCCACCGATTCTGGCGATGGGTGGGCTTTCCGATCCCCGCGTGACGTATTGGGAGCCCGCGAAATGGATCGCCAAGCTCCGCACCGTGGCATCCGGCGGGCCGTTCCTGTGCCGCATCAATATGGAGGCGGGACATGGTGGCTCATCGGGGCGATTCAAGCGGCTGGAGGAAGTGGCCCTCGTGCAGGCCTTCGCGATCTGGGCCGTGGCGAGGGTGAACGGCGGCTAG
- the ykgO gene encoding type B 50S ribosomal protein L36, whose product MKIRNSLKSAKVRDKDCRVVRRHGRVYVINKKNPRMKARQG is encoded by the coding sequence ATGAAGATCCGCAACAGCCTGAAATCCGCCAAGGTCCGTGACAAGGACTGCCGCGTCGTGCGCCGTCACGGTCGCGTTTACGTTATCAACAAGAAGAACCCGCGCATGAAGGCCCGCCAGGGCTAA
- a CDS encoding tetratricopeptide repeat protein, translating into MRSPWRPAPLVAGAAFAVFAASPGMAAPMPHAPVQAVPAMPTKPAEPKAKRDPLKDTVAALRHASSTAEARSLEEHAETLRQRHLAPDVLLLLKHANAALEKHDFQTAARDLGDALTLQSDQPILRRQRAQVRYAAGDFEGAISDLAVALQGDPDDVKAWQMLSAIEHERHDYKAAVTAFDHVLTLDPKVANGAGQKRRLETERDGQPT; encoded by the coding sequence ATGCGTTCGCCGTGGAGGCCGGCCCCGCTTGTTGCGGGGGCGGCCTTCGCTGTTTTTGCGGCATCTCCCGGCATGGCGGCGCCGATGCCTCATGCGCCGGTCCAGGCGGTTCCGGCGATGCCGACGAAACCGGCGGAGCCGAAGGCCAAACGCGATCCCCTGAAGGATACGGTAGCGGCACTGCGGCATGCGTCCAGCACTGCCGAGGCGCGATCGCTGGAAGAGCACGCCGAAACGCTCCGGCAGCGGCATCTGGCGCCGGATGTTCTGCTGCTGCTCAAGCATGCGAATGCGGCGCTGGAAAAGCACGATTTCCAGACTGCCGCGCGTGATCTCGGCGATGCGCTGACGTTGCAGTCCGACCAGCCGATCCTGCGACGCCAGCGCGCGCAGGTTCGTTATGCGGCGGGTGATTTCGAGGGGGCGATCAGCGATCTGGCCGTGGCATTGCAAGGCGATCCGGACGACGTAAAAGCCTGGCAGATGCTTTCGGCAATCGAACATGAGCGGCATGATTACAAGGCCGCTGTCACGGCCTTCGATCATGTCCTGACGCTCGATCCGAAAGTGGCGAATGGCGCGGGGCAGAAGCGGCGGCTGGAGACCGAACGGGACGGGCAACCGACCTGA